In Aegilops tauschii subsp. strangulata cultivar AL8/78 chromosome 3, Aet v6.0, whole genome shotgun sequence, one genomic interval encodes:
- the LOC109780546 gene encoding uncharacterized protein, which translates to MSIRRLGTSDFRGVHERRSGAFSAEIWFREKRLVLGTFDTAEEAARAHDAAVWRLLRPRRDMNFPNGSSQRAQDLAPLPRLFTDEDRRVHRRRHRRLAIAEKDVEALAVWRGGYPQDIVDERQFYKQLRSERDARRRERAAYREDKRSRKQAALLKLKLRETSGWDFEDEQLADAYLQMSEEDITKSESESDD; encoded by the coding sequence ATGTCGATCCGCCGACTGGGCACTTCGGATTTTCGCGGAGTCCACGAGCGCCGCTCCGGTGCCTTCTCCGCCGAGATCTGGTTTCGCGAGAAACGTCTCGTCCTCGGCACCTTCGACACCGCAGAGGAGGCAGCCCGCGCGCacgacgcggcggtgtggcgcctccTGAGGCCTCGTCGGGATATGAATTTTCCCAACGGGTCGAGCCAGCGGGCGCAGGATCTGGCGCCTCTCCCGCGGCTtttcaccgacgaggatcgtcgtgtCCACCGGAGGCGGCATCGTCGCCTCGCCATCGCAGAGAAGGATGTGGAAGCCTTGGCGGTGTGGCGCGGAGGCTACCCGCAGGACATCGTCGACGAGCGCCAGTTCTACAAGCAATTGAGATCGGAGAGGGACGCGAGGAGGagggagcgagccgcctatcgggAGGACAAGCGTTCGCGAAAGCAGGCAGCTCTATTGAAACTGAAGCTACGAGAAACGTCGGGTTGGGACTTTGAAGATGAGCAGCTTGCTGACGCCTACCTTCAAAtgtcggaggaggacattaccAAGTCGGAGTCAGAAAGCGACGACTAG